The Syntrophaceae bacterium genomic interval TCCGCCAGATCATCTACACATCCATTGGAGACTACCTTCCCTTCCCGAAGAGCCTCCTTTTTCCGCTGGTGGCTAAAAAGAAGAAGATGGCCGCCGATGTGAAGACCGCACCCGATGTCTACCGCTGGAAAGACTGCCTGGCCAAGCATAGCCCGACCGCCGCTGCTGCAAAACTGACCTTCGACGACATCGCCATGTACCAGTATACCGGCGGGACAACCGGTGTATCGAAAGGCGTCATGCTGACCCACGGAAACCTGAGCAAACAGGTCCAGCAGCTGGCGGCCTGGTTTCCGAAGTTCACCAGGGGCACGGAGATCATGCTGGGCGCCCTGCCGTATTTCCATGTCTTCGGTCTCTCCGTGTCCATGAATTTCTCCATTCTCATGGGCTGGGCTCAGGTCCTGGTGCCGCGTCCCCAGCCGGAGCCGCTCCTGGAGGCCATCGGGAAATTTCGGCCCACCTTTGCTCCCCTTGTTCCGACCATGTACATCGGGATGCTGAACCACCCGAACCTCAAGTCAACCGACATGAGCTGCATCAAGGGGGCCTTCTCCGGGAGCGCACCCCTGCCCGTGGAGGTCATTCACGACTTCGAGAAGCTGACGGGGGCAACCATTGTGGAGGGGTTCGGGATGACGGAAACGACACCGGTCACCCACGTCAATCCGTTCCACGGCGGAGCCCGCAAGGTGGGAAGCGTCGGGGTGCCCATCTCCGACACGGAATGCCGCATCGTGGACCTGGAAGACGGGGTTACGGACATGCCCGTGGGCGAGCGGGGAGAACTGATCGTCAAGGGGCCCCAGATCATGCTCGGCTACAAGGGACGTCCGGAAGATACGGCCAGCACGCTGAAGGACGGCTGGGTCTACACCGGGGACATCGCCACCATGGACGAGGACGGATATTTCTACATCGTCGACCGGAAGAAGGACATGATCATCTCCGGCGGTTACAACGTCTATCCCCGCGACATCGACGAGGTGTACTACCAGCATCCCAAGATCCAGGAGGCCTGCTCCATCGGCATCCCCGATCCGAAGCGCGGCGAGAATGTGAAGCTGTTTGTCGTCCTCAAGGAGGGTGAACAGGCGACGGCGGAAGAACTCATCACCTGGGGGAAGGACCACCTGGCCGCCTACAAGCTGCCCACCGAAGTCGAGTTCCGCACGGAACTCCCGAAAACGAACGTCGGCAAGATCCTCCGGAAACAACTTCGGGCCGAGGAACTGGAGAAGAGAAAAAAAGGCTGAACGTGGAATTCGGCAAGTGACAACAAAAAGGGCGGTTCCGCAAGGGGCCGCCCTTTCGTGTTTCCCTCGACATGTGGGACGTTAGGGGCTCAGGCCCCGAACTTTTCGAGCCGCCCGGCGTGTGCCAGGGCGAGGGCCATGAGGTTCATCATGGGCAGGCGGCCGAGTCCCCCCAGGAGGCAGTCCCGCTCTCCGAAGCGCTCCACCCGGTCGGGCCGGCAGGTCTTTGCCGCCAGGACGACCGGTACGGGATGCCAGCTGTGACCGCTCAGGGCCGCCGGTGTGGAGTGATCTCCCGTCACGACCAGTACATCCGGCTTGAGATCGAGGATGCGCGGCAGCAGGGCATCCACCTCTTCGATCACCTTCACCTTGGCGTCGAAGTTGCCGTCTTCCCCGCGCGAATCGGTGGGCTTGACGTGGACGAAAAAGAAATCGTGGCTTCCGAAGGAGGTGCGGAGGGCATCGAACTCGTCGGCGATCGTCTCCGTCGGCGGATGGACCGCCATCCCCAGCAGGCGGGCAATTCCCCGGTACATGGGATAGGAGGCGATGGCCAGGGGATTCAGCTTGAACCGCTCCGTGAGGCTCGGGAATTTCCGGTATTTCGCGTAACCGCGGAGAAGGACCATGTTTGCCTTCTCCTCGTCCGCGAGAACCCGCCGGGCTTCCTTTGCCAGTTCCGTGAGGACCGCTTCGGTTCCATTCGCTTCCGGCGTGGTCGCCCGGGGCGGAAGCGGCGGCTTTCCGGTTTTCTGCGGATCCGTTTCCTCGATCTCATCCCGAAGCCTTTCGTCCCGCAGGACGAGGAGGGCCCGGTGCTCCTTCACGGGTTCAAAGAAGAACGGCACGTTCGATTGAAGGCGGATGCCTTCCTGGAGTTTCCGGCAGACCCGCCGGTTTGTCTCATTGTCGATCCGGCCCGCCCTGCGGTCCGTCACAAGGCCGTTCCGATCCACCGTCGCGAAGTTGACCCGGATGAGCAGGTCCTTCTCCGTCATGGGGTAATCGATGCCGGCCCCTTCCAGGATTCCGCGGCCGATATTGTTCCTGACCGGGTCGTAGCCGAAAAGGGCGAAGTGGGCAGGTCCGCTGCCGGGTGTGATCCCGGGGCTGACGGGGTCCAGAAGACCGCATATGCCCTCCCTGGCCAGAGCGTCCAGGTTTGGAGTCTGCGCCGTCTCCAGTTCCGTATCTCTCCCGCCGGGCGCGGGCAGTCCTCCCAGGCCGTCCATGATGAGAAAAACGATTTTTGTGGTGCCCGGCTGTGTGAGGCGGTCGATCAGTTCGGTGTCCATTGTGTTTCCTTACTTAATGATCAGAAGTGTTTGAGAGGAGGTTTCCCCAGGGGATACACATTGAAGCCAAGATCGAAACATCCGTGATGGTCGAGGATGTTCCGGCCGTCAAAGAGGAAGGCCGGTTTCTCCATGCGTTCGTAGATGCGCCGATAGTCCAGTTTCCGATACAGGTCCCATTCGGTCATGACGGCGATGGCATGGCATCCCGCCGCCGCTTCATAGGGATCGGTGACGTACCGGACGTTTCCGACGGCGTCGCTCAGATCCATCCGAGCATTTTTGATCGCCTGCGGGTCCGTAACGATCACTTCCGCCTTTTCCTCCATCAATCTCCGGGCGATGAAGATCGCGGGACTCTCCCGGGTGTCGCCCGTATTGGCCTTGAAAGCGAAACCGAACAGGCAGATCCGTTTCCCCGCCAGTGTATTGAACATGGCCGTCAGCATTGTCCCCAGGAAGCGTTCCTGCTGGTACTCGTTGATGCGCACGACGCTTTCCCAGTAAGCGGCCACGTCGTCCAGGCCGTAATGGCGGCACAGGTAGACGAGGTTGAGAATGTCCTTCTTGAAACAGGATCCACCGAACCCGATGCTTGCATTGAGAAACTTGGGTCCGATCCGGCTGTCCATGCCGACGGCACGGGCCACTTCCTCGACGTCGGCCTCTGTCTTCTCACAGAGGGCGGAAATGGCGTTGATGGAGGATATTCTCTGGGCAAGGAACGCGTTCGATACAAGCTTGGACAGCTCGCTGCTCCAGATGTTGGAGGTGATGATCCTTTCCCGGGGAACCCAGGATGCGTAAATGTCAACGAGGATCCGGCGCGCCCGCAGGCCTGATTCCGTTTCCCGCGACCCGATGAGAACGCGGTCCGGTGCCTGAAGGTCGCGGATGGCGGATCCCTCTGCAAGGAACTCGGGATTCGACAGGACCTCGAACCAGACTCCATTCCCCGTATGGTGGAGAATGCTTTCCATGGCCTGGGCCGTCTTGACCGGTAGGGTGCTTTTCTCGATGACGATCTTCGGGGTTTCGGCAAACTGCAGGATCTGACGGGCTGTGCGCTCCCAGTATTGAAGGTCGGCGGCCATGCCTGCGCCGACGCCGAAGGTCTTTGTGGGCGTATTGACGCTTACAAAGATGATGTCGTTCTCGCGGATCCCTTTTTCGATGTCCGTGCTGAAGAAGAGGTTTCTCCCCCGGACGGTCCGGACGATTTCATCCAGGCCCGGTTCATAGATGGGCAACTCGTCGGAATTCCAGGCGGCGATCCGTTCGGGGTTGATGTCCACTACGGTAACGCGGTAATCGGGGCACTGGAAGGCGATCATGGCCATCGTGGGGCCGCCCACGTAACCGGCGCCGATGCAGAGGATGTTTCGGTTGTAAGGCATGGATTCTCCTATGTTGCCTCGATTGTGCCGCGGAAATACGCGATGGTTCTCCGGAGCCCTTCCTCCAGGGGGACGGAGGGGGTCCAGTCCAGGCGTCTCCGCGCCTGTGCGATGTCCGGCTTTCGCTGAACCGGATCGTCCTGGGGCAGGGGACGATGAACGATCCTCGATTTGGATCCCGTCAGGCGGAGAACCTCCTCCGCCAGGGAGAGAATCGTGAATTCGACCGGGTTCCCGATGTTCAGCGGACCGGTGCAGTCGTCGGCAGTATTCATCAGCCGCGTCAGTCCCGTGATCATGTCGTCGACGTAGCAGAACGAACGCGTCTGGGAGCCGTCGCCGTAAATCGTCAGATCCTCCCCCCGCAGCGCCTGAAGGATGAGGTTGCTCACCACCCGGCCGTCATTGAGGGCCATTCTCGGGCCATAGGTGTTGAAAATCCGGGCGATCTTGATCCGGACCCCGTTCTGCCTGTGATAATCCATCATCAGACACTCGGCGGCCCGCTTTCCCTCGTCATAACAGCTCCGGATGCCGATCGGGTTTACCCGGCCCCAGTAGCTCTCCCGCTGGGGGTGTTCCTCCGGGTCGCCGTAGACCTCCGAGGTGGAAGCCAGAAGGATCTTTGCCCGGACGCGCTTCGCAATGCCGAGGGTATGAATCGTCCCGAGGACATTCGTCTTGATGGTCTTGATGGGGTTGTACTGGTAATGCACGGGAGACGCCGGGCAGGCGAGGTTGTATATCTCGTCCACTTCCAGGTAGACGGGATTGGTAATGTCGTGGCGGATCAGTTCAAACCGCTCTTGGGTGAGGAGGTGACGGATGTTGTCCTTGCTGCCGGTGAAGAAATTGTCCAGACAGATGACTTCCTCGCCTTGCGCAATCAGGGAGTCACAGAGGTGGGAGCCGAGAAAACCGGCGCCGCCGGTAACAAGAACCCGTTTTTTCACTGTCATGCCGCAGATACCCCGTACTCTTTGACGTTGGCTTTTCCCCGGGAGGTTGCTATGAGTGTTTCTCCGCCGACCCGGAAACGATCCTCGTCCGTGATGCACAGTCTGCCGGCAAAAGGGCGTGCCCGGTGCACGCTGCGGCACGGTATGACGCATGGCAGATCTGCAACCGCACGATTCCAAGGCGGTCGGTTTTAACCATAAAACACGTTGATATGTCAATCGAAAAGGGGATGCGGCCCATGCCGACGGCAAAGCTTTACATTGTGGCGACTCCCATCGGGAATCTGGAAGACGTGACCCTGAGGGCGCTTCGGGTGCTGAAAGAAGTGCGCTGGATTGCAGCGGAGGATACGCGCCGGACGAAAAAACTCCTGAACGCTTATGGGATCCGGACGCCTCTGGTCAGCCTTTACGACCAGACGGAACGCAGTCGTACGCCCTCCATGATCCGGCGCCTCCAGGAGGGACAGGATATTGCTTATGTGGCGGACGCCGGCACGCCGGGAATCTCCGACCCCGGCTATCTCCTCGTAAACGGTGCCATCGAGGCAGGCATCCCCATTGTTCCCATTCCCGGGCCGACTGCGTCGATCGCGGCCCTCTGCGTATCCGGACTGCCCATGAACCGGTTCCTGTTTGCCGGGTTTCTCCCCAACCGGCCTTCGGCCCGCCGCCGGTTTCTGGAGGCGCTGCAGGAGGAGGAGGGGACGCTTCTGTTCTATGAGTCCCCGGTTCGCCTGCAGGACTCGCTCCGGGATATGGCGGCCGTCTTGGGAAACAGGAAAGCGGTGGTGGCCAGGGAATTGACGAAAATTCACGAAGAGCTTCTCCGGGGCCCCCTGGAAGCATTGCTGGAGCAGCTCTCCGGGCGGGAGTTGAAGGGAGAGGTGGTCGTACTGGTCGACGGACGGCAGGACACAGCCGGGGACGTGACGGACGAGTCGATTCTCCGGGCCGTTGAAGAAGCCCGGCGCAGGGGACTTCTCTCGAGCCGTGATCTGGCTGTGGAAGTGTCCCGAATGCTGGGAGTGCCGAAGAAAAGAGCGTACGAGCTGATCGTTCGTGCTTCGGATTAGGGAGGCTCGTCCCGAAGGGAATCGCAGGCCTTTCGATTCAATTCTCCTTCCATCGATCCTGTTCTCCCCTTGATGCACACAGGGAGTTATGATACCGTTTGCGCCGCTGTCTGTACGGGAATATCTGGCATGGTCCGGAAATCAGATACAGGTGCGGAGGAAAACCATGACGGGAGAAGGGATGCCGGAGGGCCGCAGGGTCATCGATCTGGTGGATGTCCTGGAAGAAGGGGTCTCCGTTTTTTCAGGCCGTGAAGCTCCTTCCCCGCATGAAAGGGCTTCTGCCGCCGAGCCGCGGAAGATTCATGATCTTACGGAGGTGGTCAAAGACATTCCCGTCCGGGCTGTTGCCGACCCGGCTCTTCGGGAAATGGTCCTCCAGCATGTCTCGGAAATAGCCGAGCGTCTGGCCAGAGAGATGATTCCGGGCATTGCGGAACGGGTGATTCGGGAGGAAATTGAGAAGCTCAAAGCGATGGACGGCCCGTAAAGGCATGTCTCCAGCGAATGAAGAGAAAGGCCGATCCCGTCGGCCGGCAGTGTTGCTCGCTTTCTTTCTCGTGATGATGCTGTCGACATCCCCTGCTTTTTCCCAGGAAGACATTGCCGTCATCAGCATTGACGTGCAGGGATCGGCCCAGATTCGGGGTGGAGATCAGGCAAAGGCGCGGGACGGTGCCGTTCGTGATGCGTTGAGGAAAGCGGTCAGGCAAGGCCTCCTGGAGATCCTGAAGATTAAAGAGCCGGCCAGGCTTCCCCGCGACATTGATCAACTCCTTGCCCGGCATGACCGCTATGTAGACACCTTTTCCGTTCTCAATGAAGGATTGGAGGGAGGGACCTACAGCATTCAGCTGCGGGTTGCCGTCCTATCCGACTTTCTGGTGCATGATCTGAAAAAAATGGGGATTCGGCAGACGGGAACCGCCGAAGCCCCTCGACACCATGTTCCCGTTCGAGTATCGGGGCTCCATCGTTTTGAGCACTTCGTACGGATCCGGGAGGGATTGTCGGTCATCCCGGGTGTCAGGCAGGTTCTGCCCAGAAAGGTCGCTGAAGGCGAGATCTGGCTGGATATAGAATCAGCCGAACCACCGGCCGTGCTTGCGAAACATATTGAATCATCAGGTCTTTTCAAAGTCTCGAAGGAGACGGGAGCGCCCGGCCGCCTCGACCTTGAATTCCAGCCCTGAAAGGACGCGTAAATGAGACGGACAAACCGGATTCTGATCCTGCTGGCTGCTGTGATCGTGCTGGCCGGATGCAGCTCAAAAGTTCCTTATACGCTCGTTGAAGACTTTTCCAAGAAAAGCGTGCGGCTGGTTGCCTTACCGCTGCCCATTCAGGCCTCGAAAGAGGTCGACCCGGTGGGAGGGAAGATCCTGCGGGACAAAACGGCTGAAGAGCTTTATTTCAAGGGGTATCCAAAACTTCCGTTTGCGGGTATCGATGAGCGGCTGGCTGCAGCGGGAGTGGAGATCCGGGATGGAGAAATATCTGCCCGATCTCTCGGCGGTGCGCTGGGAGCCGATGCGATCCTGTTCATCACCATGGAAACGTGCGGCACCTCCTATTTCCTGAACACGGCCAAGACCACGGCGGCGGCGCAATTTACGCTTCGCAGTGCCCGGAGCGGGGAGATCCTCTGGCAAATGAGAGCAGTGAGGTCGAAACGGACGTTTCATGTGACCCGGAAATGGCTGGAACAGGACGTAATCGGAATTTATGAGCCTCTTCTCCGGGAGCTTGTAAGTGCGGCCCTGGCTACGCTGCCTGACGGGCCGGATGTGTGATCGACCGCCGGCGAGCCTGTCCAGGAAATCGGCTCAGCGATTCGGAGCGGCCGGCCAGCGGAATGCTATCCGTTACAAAGGGAGGTCGATATGAAAAAGTATCTATGGATTGCCGGTCTGTTGGCCGTTTGTGTCGGCCTGGCCCTTTCGGATCCGGTGCGTGCCGCACGGGCGACTTTTCTGAAGATCGGGCCTGGTCAGGCGGTTGTGAGCGTTCTGGAGGGATCGGCAACGGCGACGTCGCCCGGGAAAA includes:
- a CDS encoding long-chain fatty acid--CoA ligase yields the protein MAGESVYAKKLWLKSYEQGVPERVQYEDLCLPDILERTAKQFPERPALIFQGYTVSFRQMKDMVDRFASCLTDFGIRKGDAVALLLPNVIPCVVAYYAILKIGAIAVMNNPLYSDPELDHQFNDSGAKVLVTLDLLGNRMIDIRPRTSIRQIIYTSIGDYLPFPKSLLFPLVAKKKKMAADVKTAPDVYRWKDCLAKHSPTAAAAKLTFDDIAMYQYTGGTTGVSKGVMLTHGNLSKQVQQLAAWFPKFTRGTEIMLGALPYFHVFGLSVSMNFSILMGWAQVLVPRPQPEPLLEAIGKFRPTFAPLVPTMYIGMLNHPNLKSTDMSCIKGAFSGSAPLPVEVIHDFEKLTGATIVEGFGMTETTPVTHVNPFHGGARKVGSVGVPISDTECRIVDLEDGVTDMPVGERGELIVKGPQIMLGYKGRPEDTASTLKDGWVYTGDIATMDEDGYFYIVDRKKDMIISGGYNVYPRDIDEVYYQHPKIQEACSIGIPDPKRGENVKLFVVLKEGEQATAEELITWGKDHLAAYKLPTEVEFRTELPKTNVGKILRKQLRAEELEKRKKG
- a CDS encoding 2,3-bisphosphoglycerate-independent phosphoglycerate mutase yields the protein MDTELIDRLTQPGTTKIVFLIMDGLGGLPAPGGRDTELETAQTPNLDALAREGICGLLDPVSPGITPGSGPAHFALFGYDPVRNNIGRGILEGAGIDYPMTEKDLLIRVNFATVDRNGLVTDRRAGRIDNETNRRVCRKLQEGIRLQSNVPFFFEPVKEHRALLVLRDERLRDEIEETDPQKTGKPPLPPRATTPEANGTEAVLTELAKEARRVLADEEKANMVLLRGYAKYRKFPSLTERFKLNPLAIASYPMYRGIARLLGMAVHPPTETIADEFDALRTSFGSHDFFFVHVKPTDSRGEDGNFDAKVKVIEEVDALLPRILDLKPDVLVVTGDHSTPAALSGHSWHPVPVVLAAKTCRPDRVERFGERDCLLGGLGRLPMMNLMALALAHAGRLEKFGA
- a CDS encoding UDP-glucose 6-dehydrogenase, coding for MPYNRNILCIGAGYVGGPTMAMIAFQCPDYRVTVVDINPERIAAWNSDELPIYEPGLDEIVRTVRGRNLFFSTDIEKGIRENDIIFVSVNTPTKTFGVGAGMAADLQYWERTARQILQFAETPKIVIEKSTLPVKTAQAMESILHHTGNGVWFEVLSNPEFLAEGSAIRDLQAPDRVLIGSRETESGLRARRILVDIYASWVPRERIITSNIWSSELSKLVSNAFLAQRISSINAISALCEKTEADVEEVARAVGMDSRIGPKFLNASIGFGGSCFKKDILNLVYLCRHYGLDDVAAYWESVVRINEYQQERFLGTMLTAMFNTLAGKRICLFGFAFKANTGDTRESPAIFIARRLMEEKAEVIVTDPQAIKNARMDLSDAVGNVRYVTDPYEAAAGCHAIAVMTEWDLYRKLDYRRIYERMEKPAFLFDGRNILDHHGCFDLGFNVYPLGKPPLKHF
- a CDS encoding SDR family oxidoreductase is translated as MTVKKRVLVTGGAGFLGSHLCDSLIAQGEEVICLDNFFTGSKDNIRHLLTQERFELIRHDITNPVYLEVDEIYNLACPASPVHYQYNPIKTIKTNVLGTIHTLGIAKRVRAKILLASTSEVYGDPEEHPQRESYWGRVNPIGIRSCYDEGKRAAECLMMDYHRQNGVRIKIARIFNTYGPRMALNDGRVVSNLILQALRGEDLTIYGDGSQTRSFCYVDDMITGLTRLMNTADDCTGPLNIGNPVEFTILSLAEEVLRLTGSKSRIVHRPLPQDDPVQRKPDIAQARRRLDWTPSVPLEEGLRRTIAYFRGTIEAT
- the rsmI gene encoding 16S rRNA (cytidine(1402)-2'-O)-methyltransferase, whose amino-acid sequence is MRPMPTAKLYIVATPIGNLEDVTLRALRVLKEVRWIAAEDTRRTKKLLNAYGIRTPLVSLYDQTERSRTPSMIRRLQEGQDIAYVADAGTPGISDPGYLLVNGAIEAGIPIVPIPGPTASIAALCVSGLPMNRFLFAGFLPNRPSARRRFLEALQEEEGTLLFYESPVRLQDSLRDMAAVLGNRKAVVARELTKIHEELLRGPLEALLEQLSGRELKGEVVVLVDGRQDTAGDVTDESILRAVEEARRRGLLSSRDLAVEVSRMLGVPKKRAYELIVRASD
- a CDS encoding DUF799 family lipoprotein; this encodes MRRTNRILILLAAVIVLAGCSSKVPYTLVEDFSKKSVRLVALPLPIQASKEVDPVGGKILRDKTAEELYFKGYPKLPFAGIDERLAAAGVEIRDGEISARSLGGALGADAILFITMETCGTSYFLNTAKTTAAAQFTLRSARSGEILWQMRAVRSKRTFHVTRKWLEQDVIGIYEPLLRELVSAALATLPDGPDV